From Sphingomonas nostoxanthinifaciens, a single genomic window includes:
- the pheS gene encoding phenylalanine--tRNA ligase subunit alpha, whose amino-acid sequence MDGLDQQQAELLARIAEADANALEAIRVGALGKSGTVTLLLKTLGGMSPDERQAQAPAIQGLRTAVADAIAARKAALDATALEARLVDERLDMTLPVGIGAEGSVHPVSQVMDELAEIFADLGFAVATGPEIEDDWHNFTALNIPETHPARAMHDTFYFGEGDRDGEGRRMLLRTHTSPVQIRTMTQTPPPIRIIAPGRVYRSDSDATHTPMFHQIEGLVIDRDIHLGHLRWTLETFLKAFFERDDIVLRLRPSYFPFTEPSVEVDVGYTVEKGRRVIGGDPTGPNGGWMEVLGSGMVHPKVIAAVGLDPAEWQGFAFGTGVDRLAMLKYGMDDLRAFFDGDLRWLRHYGFRALDVPTLSGGVGA is encoded by the coding sequence GTGGACGGATTGGATCAGCAGCAGGCCGAGCTACTCGCGCGGATCGCAGAGGCCGACGCCAATGCGCTGGAGGCGATTCGCGTCGGTGCGCTGGGCAAGAGCGGCACGGTCACGTTGCTCCTGAAGACGCTCGGCGGCATGTCGCCCGACGAGCGGCAGGCACAGGCGCCTGCGATCCAAGGGCTGCGTACCGCCGTCGCCGACGCCATCGCCGCGCGCAAGGCGGCGCTCGATGCCACCGCGCTCGAGGCTCGGCTCGTCGACGAGCGGCTCGACATGACGCTGCCGGTGGGGATCGGGGCCGAAGGATCGGTCCATCCGGTCAGCCAGGTGATGGACGAGCTGGCCGAGATCTTCGCCGATCTGGGCTTCGCGGTCGCGACCGGCCCCGAGATCGAGGACGACTGGCACAATTTCACCGCGCTCAACATTCCGGAGACGCATCCGGCGCGCGCGATGCACGACACCTTCTATTTCGGTGAGGGCGACCGTGACGGCGAGGGGCGGCGGATGCTGCTGCGCACCCACACCTCGCCGGTGCAGATCCGGACGATGACGCAGACGCCGCCGCCGATCCGCATCATCGCGCCCGGCCGCGTCTATCGTTCCGATTCGGACGCCACCCACACGCCGATGTTCCACCAGATCGAGGGTCTGGTGATCGATCGCGACATCCATCTCGGCCATCTGCGCTGGACGCTCGAGACCTTCCTCAAGGCCTTCTTCGAACGCGACGACATCGTGCTCCGCCTGCGCCCCTCCTACTTCCCCTTCACCGAGCCGTCGGTCGAGGTCGACGTCGGCTATACGGTCGAGAAGGGGCGGCGTGTGATCGGCGGCGATCCGACCGGCCCCAATGGCGGCTGGATGGAGGTGCTCGGCTCGGGCATGGTCCACCCCAAGGTGATCGCGGCGGTCGGGCTCGATCCGGCCGAATGGCAGGGTTTCGCCTTCGGCACCGGCGTCGATCGGCTGGCGATGCTCAAATACGGGATGGACGATCTGCGCGCCTTCTTCGACGGCGACCTGCGCTGGCTGCGCCACTACGGCTTCCGCGCGCTCGACGTGCCCACGCTCTCCGGGGGAGTCGGCGCATGA
- the rplT gene encoding 50S ribosomal protein L20 produces the protein MARVKRGVTTHAKHKRILEDAKGYYGRRKNTIRIARQAVEKAGQYAYRDRKVKKRSFRALWIQRINAAVRTEGLTYGVFMHGLKLAGVQLDRKILADLAMNEGAAFSAIVAQAKAALPEGARVAA, from the coding sequence ATGGCACGCGTCAAGCGCGGCGTAACCACGCACGCAAAGCACAAGCGCATCCTCGAGGATGCGAAGGGTTATTACGGCCGTCGTAAGAACACGATCCGCATCGCCCGCCAGGCGGTGGAGAAGGCAGGGCAGTACGCCTACCGCGATCGCAAGGTTAAGAAGCGCTCGTTCCGCGCGCTCTGGATCCAGCGCATCAATGCGGCAGTGCGCACCGAGGGCCTCACCTACGGCGTGTTCATGCACGGCCTGAAGCTCGCGGGCGTCCAGCTCGACCGCAAGATCCTCGCCGACCTCGCGATGAACGAGGGCGCAGCCTTCTCGGCGATCGTCGCGCAGGCCAAGGCGGCACTGCCCGAGGGAGCCCGGGTCGCGGCGTAA
- the rpmI gene encoding 50S ribosomal protein L35, with translation MPKLKTKSGVKKRFKLTATGKVKHGVAGKRHRLISHNSKYIRQNRRTDVLADADTGRIKLWAPYGLN, from the coding sequence ATGCCCAAGCTCAAGACCAAGAGCGGCGTGAAGAAGCGCTTCAAGCTCACGGCCACCGGCAAGGTGAAGCATGGTGTCGCCGGCAAGCGCCACCGCCTCATCAGCCACAATTCCAAGTATATCCGCCAGAACCGCCGCACCGACGTGCTTGCTGATGCCGATACCGGCCGCATCAAGCTGTGGGCGCCCTACGGCCTCAATTAA
- a CDS encoding GIY-YIG nuclease family protein, with the protein MRETFQPAIDILASGFRGTLYIGCTSNLMQRMHQHREGLIPSFTRRYGVRRLAYCETFDTIDEAIRRERQLKEWRRAWKVALVERTNEHWNDLAIGFGFGPIVDCGSPVMAGVMG; encoded by the coding sequence GTGCGCGAAACCTTTCAGCCGGCGATAGACATTCTCGCCAGCGGCTTTCGCGGCACACTCTACATCGGTTGCACGTCGAACCTGATGCAGCGGATGCATCAGCATCGCGAAGGCTTGATCCCGAGCTTCACCCGCCGCTACGGGGTCCGGCGTCTCGCCTACTGCGAGACGTTCGACACGATCGACGAAGCGATCCGTCGCGAGCGGCAGCTGAAGGAATGGCGTCGCGCGTGGAAGGTCGCGCTCGTCGAGCGGACGAACGAGCATTGGAATGATCTCGCGATCGGATTCGGTTTTGGGCCGATCGTGGATTGCGGAAGTCCCGTCATGGCGGGGGTGATGGGGTGA